The Mesobacillus jeotgali genome window below encodes:
- a CDS encoding helix-turn-helix transcriptional regulator, which yields MGLTNRVKELRAKHRFTQNDLAERADVTRQTIVALEKGSYIPSLLLAMKIAAVFQLPIEEIFFMEDEG from the coding sequence ATGGGACTTACCAATCGTGTGAAAGAATTGAGAGCGAAGCATCGTTTTACACAGAACGATTTGGCTGAGAGGGCTGACGTGACAAGGCAGACAATCGTTGCTTTGGAAAAGGGGAGTTATATACCGTCCTTGTTGCTGGCGATGAAAATCGCTGCTGTGTTTCAGCTGCCAATCGAAGAGATCTTTTTTATGGAGGATGAGGGATAA
- a CDS encoding PadR family transcriptional regulator, producing the protein MAYSGGPMTEAMYYVLLALMRPNHGYQLMQAITEVSNGRVNMGPGTLYGVLSRMQKDGLISLAENDGRRKTYEITLEGKQALRTEYDRLKALIHDSWILEEDAGNE; encoded by the coding sequence ATGGCGTATTCTGGAGGGCCGATGACGGAAGCGATGTATTATGTGCTGCTGGCATTGATGCGGCCGAATCATGGGTACCAGCTGATGCAGGCGATAACGGAGGTCTCGAATGGCCGAGTGAATATGGGGCCGGGTACGCTTTATGGAGTCCTTTCACGGATGCAGAAGGATGGTCTGATTTCCTTAGCCGAGAATGATGGCAGAAGGAAGACTTATGAGATTACACTGGAAGGGAAACAAGCGCTCCGAACTGAGTATGACCGCCTTAAAGCTTTGATCCATGACAGCTGGATTCTAGAGGAGGATGCTGGAAATGAATAG
- a CDS encoding DUF2812 domain-containing protein, whose protein sequence is MAAQGLFLKKMGIHFARFEQGEPRDMRYRIDVSSKRRISIEQIEMYRESGWDYVTSYGQFHVFSSPAELDAPELHTDPAEQVYTLKGLDKKLAWNAGSAIIGMVLMIGMMASIWFLDGTPTYVMVDGAMITQTILTLFIAYTAYHSLRATLSIRDLRKNLVEGKSIDHQASWKNHHRIHTAAALLFTVVVGLCAIIPFIQIAKMETNTLPEGSVDLPIVRLADVENHPDLIRPEAEYMSDNVDWGNRVSSEWSLLAPVKYESYENGVVPGKLWEDLSGEYSPGIQTEYYQLRFPSMAKNLVWDLVERYLYENSLDEYVEKKHPDLDLLVVHEEEEMSEVFAAKGDEVMYVRYHGYADISSVIENVVEKID, encoded by the coding sequence ATGGCGGCCCAGGGACTTTTTCTGAAAAAGATGGGCATCCATTTTGCCAGGTTCGAACAGGGTGAACCGCGGGATATGAGGTATAGAATTGATGTTTCCTCGAAGAGAAGGATTTCTATTGAGCAAATAGAGATGTACCGGGAAAGTGGATGGGATTATGTGACAAGCTACGGTCAGTTTCACGTATTTTCATCACCGGCCGAGCTGGATGCTCCAGAACTTCATACAGACCCAGCTGAGCAGGTTTATACATTAAAGGGATTGGATAAAAAGCTGGCGTGGAATGCGGGGAGCGCGATTATTGGGATGGTTTTGATGATTGGCATGATGGCTTCCATTTGGTTTCTCGATGGAACTCCTACATACGTCATGGTAGATGGGGCCATGATTACGCAGACAATATTAACCCTATTCATCGCCTATACCGCCTATCATTCATTACGTGCAACCTTATCAATCAGGGATTTGCGCAAAAATCTCGTCGAGGGGAAATCGATTGACCATCAAGCGTCATGGAAAAATCATCATCGAATCCATACGGCAGCTGCTTTACTTTTTACAGTGGTGGTTGGATTGTGTGCTATCATTCCGTTTATACAGATTGCAAAAATGGAGACGAATACCTTGCCTGAAGGAAGTGTGGATTTGCCAATTGTCAGGCTGGCAGATGTAGAAAATCACCCGGATCTGATTCGACCAGAAGCTGAGTATATGAGTGACAATGTGGACTGGGGCAATCGAGTATCATCTGAATGGAGTCTGTTGGCACCTGTTAAATATGAATCATATGAAAATGGAGTGGTTCCTGGCAAGCTGTGGGAGGATCTCAGCGGTGAATATTCACCGGGTATTCAAACAGAATATTATCAGCTCAGGTTCCCATCGATGGCAAAAAACCTCGTTTGGGATTTAGTGGAACGATATCTTTATGAAAACAGCCTCGATGAATATGTTGAAAAGAAGCACCCAGACTTAGATTTACTGGTTGTCCATGAAGAAGAAGAGATGAGTGAAGTATTTGCTGCAAAAGGGGACGAAGTCATGTATGTGCGTTATCATGGATACGCCGATATCAGCTCGGTGATTGAAAATGTGGTTGAGAAGATTGATTGA
- the helD gene encoding RNA polymerase recycling motor HelD: MSMDLQREQKRLNSVMESIMGEIDRVEEETSKRKNEVIHIRKHFWDEVKVNTDTFDDFLETIIGLRQEAQALSVSQSTHRHSSKRLATLRRMKEIPYFGRIDFTENGSTAPEQIYIGISSLTDARGENFLIYDWRAPVSSVYYDYQPGPAKYQTPGGIIEGNLEKKWQYLIRGGVLQSMFDTSLTIGDEILQEVLGKGTDKHMHNIVATIQQEQNRIIRQDSGRLLIVHGAAGSGKTSAAMQRIAYLLYKYRDQLDADQIILFSPNTMFSSYVSNVLPELGEENMQQATFQEYLDHRLGKEFDVENPYEQLEYVLTAKGDEPYKARVAGIQFKASIHFFEAIQSYRKSLEVSGMVFKNIRFRGDAIVTAQQIQDHFYSSDPTLSFHSRLEKMRDWLLKQIVETEKVEQDKEWVQEEIELLSDEEYHKAHAYLAKKSGYAGESIPDYEIEADALARLIIRKKFNPLRKMIKAYRFINIKGIYRQLFTESNLMEQVPEEWQEICLYTVKMLDERKLYYEDATPFLLLKELILGFQINSSIKHIVVDEAQDYSPFQFEFLKRLFPAAKMTVLGDFNQAIFAHAREMVDFHTLTSLYGQDKTEVINMSRSYRSTKPIIEFTRSLIPNGETIIPFERDGERPVLTQLANHEELHRRIADKVEQLRSLGSHSIAIICKSAEESSTAYEDLSNIDGIKLVKSSSLEYEQGVVVIPSYLSKGIEFDAVIIYDTSENVYADESLRRLFYTACTRAMHHLQLYSVGEPSPFLRKGLSEGLIEA, translated from the coding sequence ATGAGTATGGATCTTCAGCGTGAGCAAAAGCGATTGAACAGTGTGATGGAGTCTATTATGGGTGAAATCGACAGGGTGGAGGAAGAAACTTCGAAGCGAAAAAATGAGGTCATCCATATCCGGAAACACTTTTGGGATGAAGTGAAGGTCAATACGGATACCTTTGATGATTTTCTTGAAACAATTATCGGTTTGAGGCAGGAGGCACAGGCTCTGTCGGTAAGCCAGAGTACACACAGACACTCTTCAAAGCGCTTGGCCACATTGCGACGAATGAAAGAAATCCCCTATTTTGGCCGGATCGATTTTACGGAAAACGGTTCTACAGCCCCAGAACAAATCTATATTGGTATTTCCTCGCTTACCGATGCAAGGGGCGAAAATTTCCTGATCTATGATTGGAGGGCTCCAGTCTCTAGTGTTTATTACGATTACCAGCCTGGACCTGCGAAATATCAAACACCTGGAGGCATCATTGAAGGCAATCTCGAGAAAAAGTGGCAATATCTTATCCGTGGCGGCGTTTTGCAGTCGATGTTCGATACGAGCCTGACGATTGGTGATGAGATTTTGCAGGAGGTGCTCGGCAAAGGAACGGATAAACATATGCATAACATCGTCGCGACAATTCAGCAGGAACAGAACCGGATCATCCGCCAAGACAGCGGGAGACTGCTCATTGTTCACGGTGCGGCCGGCAGCGGCAAAACATCGGCTGCCATGCAGCGTATTGCTTATTTGCTCTACAAATACCGGGACCAACTGGATGCCGACCAAATCATCCTTTTCTCTCCGAATACGATGTTCAGCAGTTATGTATCCAATGTTTTACCGGAACTTGGTGAGGAGAATATGCAGCAGGCCACATTCCAGGAATATCTCGATCATCGGCTGGGCAAGGAATTCGACGTAGAAAATCCATATGAGCAATTGGAATATGTTTTAACAGCTAAGGGTGACGAGCCGTATAAAGCCAGGGTAGCGGGAATACAATTCAAAGCTTCCATTCATTTTTTTGAAGCGATTCAGTCATACAGGAAGTCGCTCGAAGTGTCTGGAATGGTTTTCAAGAACATTCGTTTCAGAGGAGATGCGATTGTCACTGCCCAGCAGATACAAGACCATTTTTACAGCAGTGATCCAACGCTCAGTTTTCATAGCCGTCTTGAAAAAATGAGAGATTGGCTTTTGAAGCAAATTGTTGAGACTGAGAAGGTTGAACAGGATAAAGAGTGGGTCCAGGAAGAAATCGAACTGCTTAGCGATGAGGAGTATCATAAGGCACATGCCTATCTGGCGAAAAAAAGTGGATATGCAGGAGAGTCGATTCCTGATTATGAAATCGAGGCTGATGCATTGGCTAGACTGATTATTAGGAAGAAGTTTAATCCATTGCGTAAAATGATCAAGGCTTATCGTTTCATAAACATCAAGGGAATCTACAGGCAGCTTTTTACCGAGAGCAACCTAATGGAGCAAGTACCAGAGGAATGGCAGGAAATTTGCTTATACACTGTAAAGATGTTGGACGAAAGGAAGCTGTATTATGAGGACGCCACTCCGTTTCTGCTTTTAAAAGAGCTGATTCTGGGCTTTCAGATCAACAGCTCGATCAAACATATTGTCGTGGATGAGGCGCAGGATTATTCTCCTTTTCAATTCGAGTTTTTGAAGCGATTATTCCCTGCTGCAAAGATGACTGTCCTCGGTGATTTTAACCAGGCAATCTTCGCCCATGCTAGAGAAATGGTCGATTTTCACACCCTCACCAGCCTGTACGGTCAGGATAAAACAGAAGTGATCAACATGTCCCGGAGTTACCGTTCCACAAAACCGATTATTGAATTTACACGTTCACTTATTCCTAACGGTGAAACGATTATACCTTTTGAGCGCGACGGTGAGCGACCGGTCCTGACTCAATTGGCTAATCACGAGGAACTGCATAGAAGAATTGCTGACAAGGTCGAGCAATTGCGGAGTTTAGGGTCCCATAGTATAGCGATCATCTGCAAATCAGCAGAGGAAAGTTCAACCGCATATGAAGATTTATCAAATATTGATGGAATCAAACTGGTGAAAAGCAGTTCGCTAGAATACGAGCAAGGAGTAGTCGTGATCCCGTCCTATTTATCCAAGGGGATTGAATTCGATGCTGTCATTATTTATGACACATCAGAGAATGTGTATGCTGATGAAAGCCTGCGCAGACTGTTCTATACTGCCTGCACGAGAGCGATGCATCATTTGCAGCTTTATAGTGTCGGGGAACCCAGTCCGTTTTTGCGAAAAGGGTTGAGTGAAGGGTTGATTGAAGCGTAA
- a CDS encoding DUF3231 family protein produces MPEKAPITSSELGTLWLTYQEKTMILRMLEYFIEKADDEKAKEIMTSLHSDLELYVGKIITIYEQEGAVIPVGYTAQDVNKDVPKLYDNGFDIMFVRLLKQISMGLHALNLTMTFREDINILFEDLTALTQKYYRICSQYLLEKGLLVRTPFVSMPKSVEFVKNKDYLSASTLNPLSQKRTLNTVEVAHLHKGIEANLTGLQMILGFAQCAHDNQVKKFFHEGAELAKGIIKEISELMIQDGLPVPQTPGGNATRSTVAPFSDKLMMYCTSLFCSFSLGSNSLGTAFSLRNDLPAKMSIFTKDIFEYAHKGAKIMIKKGWTEEPPQMVNHKE; encoded by the coding sequence ATGCCAGAAAAAGCGCCTATAACATCTTCTGAATTAGGGACATTATGGCTCACTTATCAGGAAAAAACGATGATCTTAAGAATGCTGGAGTATTTTATAGAGAAAGCTGATGACGAAAAAGCAAAAGAGATCATGACTAGTTTACATAGCGATCTTGAGCTTTATGTTGGTAAAATAATAACCATTTATGAACAGGAAGGGGCCGTTATTCCAGTTGGTTACACCGCTCAAGATGTCAATAAGGATGTTCCAAAACTATACGATAACGGTTTTGACATTATGTTTGTACGTTTATTAAAGCAAATAAGCATGGGACTTCATGCTTTAAACCTGACGATGACGTTCAGGGAAGACATCAATATTCTTTTTGAAGATCTTACGGCCCTTACACAGAAGTATTATCGGATTTGTTCGCAGTATCTGCTAGAGAAAGGGCTTCTTGTCAGGACTCCTTTCGTTTCAATGCCGAAGTCAGTAGAGTTTGTTAAAAATAAAGACTATTTAAGTGCAAGTACCCTTAATCCACTAAGCCAGAAGAGGACATTAAACACAGTCGAAGTCGCGCATCTTCATAAAGGGATCGAAGCAAATCTTACAGGCCTCCAAATGATTTTGGGGTTTGCACAATGCGCCCACGATAACCAGGTAAAAAAATTCTTTCATGAAGGGGCTGAACTGGCTAAGGGTATCATCAAAGAAATTAGTGAATTAATGATTCAAGACGGACTTCCTGTTCCACAAACACCAGGAGGAAATGCAACGCGTTCCACAGTCGCTCCATTCTCCGATAAGTTAATGATGTATTGTACAAGTCTGTTTTGCAGTTTCTCCCTGGGAAGCAACTCCCTCGGCACAGCTTTTAGTTTACGCAATGATCTGCCTGCAAAAATGTCCATCTTCACAAAAGATATATTTGAATATGCCCATAAAGGTGCGAAAATAATGATTAAAAAGGGATGGACTGAAGAGCCTCCTCAAATGGTCAACCATAAAGAATAA
- a CDS encoding nucleotidyltransferase family protein has translation MMKIIHTAGTLDLPDWWICAGFVRSNIWDTLHGFKERTMTPDVDVIYYDPAHIDEDYEKKLENELKSLMPEIPWSVKNQARMHVVNQIPPYTSSEDAISKFPETATALGVKLDKEDKLVLTAPCGLEDVLHMEIKPTPFFTETKERAAIYEERLTKKNWAAKWPKVKVHHIALLSQ, from the coding sequence ATGATGAAAATCATACATACAGCAGGTACTCTTGATTTGCCTGACTGGTGGATTTGTGCCGGCTTTGTCCGGTCGAACATCTGGGACACGCTGCATGGTTTCAAGGAGCGCACGATGACTCCTGATGTTGATGTGATTTATTATGATCCCGCCCACATTGATGAAGACTATGAAAAGAAACTTGAAAACGAGTTAAAAAGCCTAATGCCTGAGATTCCCTGGTCTGTTAAAAATCAGGCGAGGATGCATGTTGTTAATCAGATTCCGCCTTACACTTCTTCGGAAGATGCCATTTCGAAATTCCCGGAAACAGCGACAGCACTTGGTGTGAAGCTCGACAAGGAAGACAAACTAGTCCTGACGGCACCATGTGGGCTGGAGGATGTCCTCCATATGGAAATAAAGCCGACTCCTTTTTTTACAGAAACGAAAGAGCGTGCTGCCATTTACGAGGAGCGGCTGACCAAGAAAAATTGGGCAGCTAAATGGCCAAAGGTGAAAGTACATCATATAGCATTACTTTCCCAGTAA
- a CDS encoding TIGR02677 family protein translates to MDVTMKKVVEASYLTADSAAHYRTILRYFYHQHERMRDFISPEEILEYMRTNPSFSDYQEEQLHQQLAQLVKWNNLIARQDMTNAKTVEEYKKKRFRYQSTPYTIEIERMLIVLEKKVGDTFQGSLERSQFDRLLQSLSNLHQELGGSLSKTPEEYMRIWEDVFRYFQTIRTSTADYIAYINSEQTDQRMQTEAFLVYKNQFTTYLRDFIVSLQNTALQIRERLDELSPDKMGLFFEKLIEHRQSIPRLEDVSSSLEEWRIEYQEYWGSLRQWFLGSSLQQSELDVLQWQTNEMIRRMTRYVQRIGERQQHFRSRKNDYLHLARWFMNTETLEEAHQLSSVVFGAMSIKHLQLEEVSTDNLHSETWEETPAMITLKPRTNRYRERTKPGSMVSNEEKKRQQRDEYLAERKQERLLIKKYIHEGVIKLSSVPKVEPFVRKILLGWIGKSMASKNGKVKTDYGMVVKVTIDREKTILLEAEDGTLKMPDAVFTFEGEGGSK, encoded by the coding sequence TTGGATGTAACGATGAAGAAGGTAGTCGAGGCCAGTTACCTGACGGCGGATTCGGCTGCGCACTACCGGACGATTTTACGCTATTTTTACCATCAGCATGAAAGAATGAGAGATTTCATTTCCCCTGAGGAAATTTTGGAGTATATGCGGACCAATCCTTCTTTTTCAGATTATCAGGAAGAGCAGCTGCATCAGCAGCTGGCCCAGCTTGTCAAGTGGAACAATCTGATCGCCCGCCAGGATATGACGAACGCGAAGACAGTGGAGGAATATAAAAAGAAGCGGTTCCGCTATCAGTCGACTCCTTATACGATTGAAATCGAGCGGATGCTGATTGTCCTGGAGAAGAAGGTAGGCGACACCTTTCAAGGATCTTTGGAACGTTCTCAGTTTGATCGTCTGCTGCAGTCGTTATCGAATTTGCATCAGGAGCTCGGAGGCAGCCTTTCAAAGACACCGGAAGAGTATATGCGGATTTGGGAGGATGTGTTCCGATACTTCCAGACGATCCGGACCAGTACGGCTGATTACATTGCATACATAAACAGCGAACAGACAGACCAGAGGATGCAGACGGAAGCCTTCCTTGTCTATAAGAATCAATTCACCACCTATTTGCGCGACTTTATCGTATCGCTGCAAAATACAGCACTGCAGATCAGGGAGCGACTCGATGAACTTTCACCTGATAAGATGGGGTTATTTTTCGAAAAGCTGATTGAACACAGGCAATCGATTCCGAGACTTGAGGATGTCAGTTCGTCGCTCGAGGAGTGGCGAATCGAATATCAGGAGTATTGGGGATCTCTTCGGCAATGGTTTCTTGGATCAAGCCTGCAGCAGAGTGAATTGGATGTCCTGCAATGGCAGACAAATGAAATGATAAGAAGAATGACACGATATGTTCAGCGAATTGGCGAACGACAGCAGCACTTTCGAAGCCGGAAAAATGATTATCTGCATTTGGCGAGATGGTTTATGAACACCGAAACGCTCGAGGAGGCTCATCAATTGTCCTCTGTCGTGTTTGGGGCGATGTCCATCAAGCACTTGCAGCTTGAGGAAGTGAGCACTGATAATTTACATAGTGAAACATGGGAAGAAACCCCGGCTATGATTACACTTAAGCCAAGGACGAATCGCTACCGTGAGAGAACGAAGCCAGGGTCAATGGTATCGAATGAAGAGAAAAAACGACAGCAGCGAGACGAGTATTTAGCGGAACGGAAACAGGAAAGACTGTTGATCAAAAAATATATACATGAGGGAGTCATTAAGCTTTCAAGTGTCCCAAAAGTAGAACCGTTTGTCAGGAAGATTTTACTAGGCTGGATTGGAAAATCGATGGCAAGCAAGAATGGCAAAGTCAAGACAGACTATGGCATGGTCGTGAAGGTAACTATTGACCGAGAGAAGACGATTCTGCTGGAGGCGGAGGACGGCACACTGAAAATGCCGGATGCTGTATTCACTTTTGAAGGTGAAGGGGGATCTAAATAA